Proteins encoded in a region of the Sulfurimonas marina genome:
- a CDS encoding L,D-transpeptidase family protein, whose protein sequence is MKNRSFFSAIVLLILSINTFASDTDIVTNYRIHGIQDIQKRLDEKLATTQYWKEYLENKDTKFGYLESYCNVLTCNKKNSKLYIYMKDKNSSTYKLQKEYGAFTGKAKGDKVKEGDLRTPVGIYRLTKKIDKVDPFYGPLAFVTSYPNTYDKYRNKTGQGIWIHGLPIDQERDEFTKGCIAINNQNIECLDKHIDIKKTILLIDESDVKTDIQKKNLSIILSQLYAWRLAWIYNDLENYLNFYDPSFKRFDGMDKERFTKYKTRIFNKQEDKTIIFTNLNVIPYPDTQNVYQITFKEDYKSSSFSFTGDKTLIIKLQDQKISIITER, encoded by the coding sequence ATGAAAAATAGATCTTTTTTTAGTGCTATTGTACTATTAATACTTTCTATTAATACCTTTGCATCTGATACTGACATTGTAACTAACTATAGAATTCATGGTATACAAGATATACAAAAAAGACTTGATGAAAAACTTGCTACAACACAATACTGGAAAGAGTATTTAGAAAATAAAGATACAAAATTCGGTTATTTAGAATCATACTGCAATGTACTCACTTGTAATAAAAAGAATTCAAAACTTTATATCTATATGAAAGATAAAAATTCCTCTACATATAAACTACAAAAAGAGTATGGTGCTTTTACAGGAAAAGCAAAAGGTGATAAAGTTAAAGAGGGAGATTTAAGAACTCCTGTTGGGATCTATAGATTAACAAAAAAAATAGATAAAGTTGATCCTTTTTATGGTCCATTGGCATTTGTAACATCATACCCAAATACATATGATAAGTATCGTAACAAGACAGGTCAAGGGATATGGATCCACGGGCTACCTATTGATCAGGAACGTGATGAGTTTACAAAAGGTTGTATAGCAATAAACAACCAAAATATTGAATGTTTAGATAAACATATAGATATAAAAAAAACAATACTACTTATTGATGAGTCTGATGTAAAAACAGATATACAAAAAAAGAACTTATCAATCATACTTTCTCAACTCTATGCATGGAGACTGGCATGGATATATAATGATTTAGAAAACTATCTAAATTTTTATGATCCTAGTTTTAAACGTTTTGATGGAATGGATAAAGAAAGATTTACAAAGTACAAAACTAGAATATTTAATAAACAAGAGGATAAAACAATTATTTTTACAAATTTAAATGTTATCCCTTATCCAGATACACAAAATGTTTACCAGATAACTTTTAAAGAAGATTACAAATCAAGCTCTTTCTCTTTTACTGGAGATAAGACACTAATTATAAAACTACAAGATCAAAAAATATCTATTATTACAGAGAGATAG
- a CDS encoding M99 family carboxypeptidase catalytic domain-containing protein, whose product MKQLFIIYLLSFSFLFGSNIQLIKQENPDSNATLLVIGGIHGNEPGGYFAASLLATHYKITSQNLWIVPNLNQESIINNSRGINGDMNRKFSYIRPHDKDTEIVKEIKKIILSQNVSLVLNLHDGHGFYRKEDKGSIFNPNAWGQTCVIDQCQLKQNQPFGNLNEIAMQVKNNVNRKLLAKHHRFDVKNTKTKYEDEAMQLSLTYFAVTHNKPAFAIETSKNLSSLAQKVFYQLLAIEEYMKIMGITYQRNFELTIENIEKIIQNYGVLAINNNFLLDLNNIKKILRFIPIKSRSNDFSFSHPLGKIKSSKGVYQVYIGNKLITKLKPQYFKVCQESPEGFEVIIDGKSSFIKKTSKFFVSDDFKVVKIKGYRVNVIGYSSKHKKDETDIVITKKDMNKLYSIDKSNNIYRIEFYKKDEFCAMILAQFR is encoded by the coding sequence ATGAAACAGCTTTTTATCATCTATCTTTTGAGCTTTTCTTTTCTCTTTGGCTCAAATATACAACTTATAAAACAAGAGAATCCCGACTCAAATGCGACACTCTTAGTAATTGGCGGTATTCACGGGAATGAACCCGGTGGCTACTTCGCAGCTTCTTTGCTTGCTACACACTATAAAATAACTTCCCAAAATTTATGGATTGTACCAAACCTCAATCAAGAAAGTATTATCAATAACTCACGCGGTATTAATGGAGATATGAATAGAAAATTCTCATATATTCGTCCACATGATAAAGATACAGAGATAGTTAAAGAGATCAAAAAAATAATCTTGTCGCAAAATGTTTCTCTAGTACTAAACTTACACGATGGCCATGGGTTTTATAGAAAAGAGGATAAAGGAAGTATTTTTAATCCTAATGCATGGGGACAGACGTGTGTTATAGATCAATGTCAACTTAAACAAAATCAGCCTTTTGGTAATCTTAACGAGATAGCTATGCAGGTTAAAAACAACGTCAACCGAAAGTTACTAGCAAAGCATCATCGGTTTGATGTTAAAAATACAAAAACAAAATATGAAGATGAAGCTATGCAGCTTTCCCTTACCTACTTTGCAGTAACACATAACAAACCCGCATTTGCTATTGAAACAAGTAAAAACTTATCTTCTCTAGCACAAAAAGTATTTTATCAGCTCCTAGCAATTGAAGAATATATGAAAATAATGGGCATAACCTATCAAAGAAACTTTGAACTCACTATAGAGAATATAGAAAAAATCATTCAAAACTATGGTGTTTTAGCAATAAATAACAACTTTTTGTTAGATTTAAATAATATAAAAAAAATTTTAAGGTTTATTCCGATAAAATCAAGGAGTAACGATTTTAGTTTTTCCCATCCATTGGGAAAGATTAAAAGCTCAAAAGGGGTTTATCAAGTTTATATAGGTAACAAACTTATCACTAAACTTAAACCACAGTACTTTAAGGTTTGCCAAGAGAGTCCAGAAGGTTTTGAGGTTATAATAGATGGAAAGTCATCTTTTATTAAAAAAACTTCAAAATTTTTTGTATCTGACGATTTTAAGGTTGTAAAGATTAAAGGATATCGTGTAAATGTTATTGGTTACTCATCTAAACACAAAAAAGATGAAACTGATATCGTTATTACTAAAAAAGATATGAATAAGCTTTATTCTATCGATAAAAGTAATAATATTTACAGGATAGAATTTTATAAAAAAGATGAATTTTGTGCCATGATACTGGCACAATTTAGATAG
- the mshL gene encoding pilus (MSHA type) biogenesis protein MshL — translation MDFVEQLSDECGFSIVVTDPYAEKFLETSLNKTNLKNLTIDEVLNIILHENNLSYTLENNLLKISYLTTEVFNIDYILSQRKSSGSTDVTLSSSSASSSSTGTTSTSTSGSGGTSATADTGIKIESSDEVKFWDQLDEEFVKVLNRPHDKYQASHPVINKNAGLITVTATNKQMKRFKSYLKKLQDKVQLQVLIDVQLLAVTMNKGKTTGIDWKQLYALQNVELGVHHLNNRNVSAWDSVDGTKLNIEESAIPGPGVADTIKGAASLVSIKAGGTLNEVVKFLQTQGDVNSISNPKVLTLNNQPALITAGTEFFYKIKSATSTTTTSTTTAEDEQVNSVFAGVLLTITPEISNDNTITLKINPSLSETTQDISMTPNTGREMPPDLNRRQLSSVVTVKDGNRIILGGLINTKNTQESNKVPILGDIPVINYLFKYEETIKQTQELVIIIEPHIIHKDKQNISLSDLGYEGLSNELLTAPRTSAITKTGNSTKKSSSSNDVK, via the coding sequence ATGGATTTTGTTGAACAATTAAGTGATGAGTGTGGATTTAGTATAGTAGTTACCGATCCCTATGCAGAAAAGTTTCTAGAGACAAGTCTCAACAAAACAAATCTAAAAAACTTAACTATTGATGAAGTTTTAAATATCATACTTCATGAAAACAATCTTTCATATACACTTGAAAATAATCTGTTAAAAATCTCTTATCTAACGACGGAAGTTTTTAATATAGATTATATTCTGTCCCAAAGAAAAAGTAGTGGTAGTACAGATGTTACTTTAAGCTCTTCTTCTGCATCTTCAAGTTCAACAGGAACTACAAGTACGTCAACGAGTGGTTCTGGGGGCACATCTGCTACTGCTGATACAGGTATTAAAATCGAAAGTAGTGATGAAGTTAAATTTTGGGATCAATTAGATGAAGAATTTGTAAAAGTACTTAATCGTCCACATGACAAGTATCAAGCATCACATCCTGTTATTAATAAAAATGCCGGATTAATTACTGTCACTGCAACAAATAAACAGATGAAGCGTTTTAAATCATATTTAAAAAAGCTTCAAGACAAAGTACAACTACAAGTTTTAATTGATGTACAACTCTTAGCTGTTACAATGAATAAAGGGAAAACTACCGGTATAGACTGGAAACAACTTTATGCACTTCAAAATGTTGAATTAGGTGTACATCACCTTAATAACCGAAATGTTTCTGCATGGGATAGTGTAGATGGTACAAAACTCAATATTGAAGAGTCTGCTATTCCTGGTCCAGGTGTTGCAGACACAATTAAAGGAGCAGCAAGTTTAGTTAGTATTAAAGCTGGTGGTACTTTAAATGAAGTAGTTAAATTTTTACAAACACAAGGTGATGTTAATTCAATCTCGAATCCAAAAGTTTTAACACTAAATAACCAGCCGGCTTTAATTACTGCTGGTACTGAATTTTTCTATAAAATCAAATCAGCAACTAGTACAACAACCACTTCTACTACTACTGCTGAAGATGAGCAAGTTAATTCTGTTTTTGCTGGTGTACTTTTAACAATTACACCTGAGATTTCTAATGACAACACAATAACATTAAAAATCAATCCATCTTTATCAGAAACTACACAAGATATATCGATGACACCAAATACTGGTAGAGAGATGCCACCTGATTTAAATCGTCGTCAATTATCTTCAGTTGTCACTGTAAAAGATGGAAATAGAATTATTCTTGGTGGTCTAATTAATACAAAAAATACTCAGGAGTCTAATAAAGTTCCTATTTTAGGTGATATTCCTGTTATTAACTATCTTTTTAAATATGAAGAAACAATTAAACAAACTCAAGAGTTAGTTATTATTATTGAACCGCATATTATCCATAAAGATAAACAAAATATTTCTTTATCAGATTTAGGGTATGAAGGTTTAAGTAATGAGCTTTTAACTGCTCCAAGAACTTCAGCTATTACTAAAACAGGTAATTCTACAAAAAAATCTTCATCATCAAATGATGTAAAATAG
- the hslV gene encoding ATP-dependent protease subunit HslV, translating to MFDATTILAYKGKDKAVIGGDGQVTFGDSVLKGNATKIRTLHHGKILAGFAGSTADAFNLFDMFEEFLENKKGDILKSVIEFSKAWRKDKVLRRLEAMMIVLNTEHIFILTGNGDVVEPEDGEIASIGSGGNYAISAARALKKHSDLDEEELVKESLSIAADLCIYTNHNIKTLILEDNK from the coding sequence ATGTTTGATGCTACAACAATACTTGCCTATAAAGGAAAAGATAAAGCTGTTATCGGTGGTGACGGTCAAGTAACTTTTGGCGACAGTGTATTAAAAGGGAATGCGACAAAAATTCGTACACTCCATCATGGTAAAATTCTTGCCGGTTTTGCCGGAAGTACTGCTGATGCCTTTAACCTTTTTGATATGTTTGAAGAGTTTTTAGAGAATAAAAAAGGTGATATTTTAAAATCTGTTATTGAGTTCTCTAAAGCTTGGAGAAAAGACAAAGTTCTACGTCGTTTAGAAGCGATGATGATCGTTTTAAATACTGAACATATCTTCATTTTAACAGGAAACGGTGATGTTGTTGAACCTGAAGACGGTGAGATCGCTTCTATTGGAAGCGGTGGCAACTATGCCATCTCAGCTGCTCGTGCACTTAAAAAACATTCAGATCTTGATGAAGAGGAACTAGTAAAAGAATCTTTATCAATTGCTGCTGATCTATGTATCTATACAAACCACAATATTAAAACACTCATTCTAGAGGATAATAAATAA
- the hslU gene encoding HslU--HslV peptidase ATPase subunit gives MDMTPKQIVEYLDNYVIGQKNAKKTIALALRTRYRRMQLDGEMRQEIKPKNILMIGSTGVGKTEISRRLAKMMKVPFIKVEASKYTEVGFVGRDVESMIRDLVVNSISIVKAEQESENKEKIENYVLNRIVEKLLPPLPEGASESKKDDYQRLLEAMEKRVESGEMDDKTIEIELDTASLQVEFADTNLPPEMIKAQESITKLFTSINKEEKKKELKVKDAKILLRQEASSKLLDMNAVNAEALRRAENGGIIFLDEIDKIALNEKSQGRNDPSKEGVQRDLLPIVEGSSVSTKYGTINTDHILFIAAGAFHVSKPSDLIPELQGRFPLRVELESLDEDTLYQILTQTQNSLLKQYQALLGVEDMELIFEDEAIKAIAKLSHRANETAEDIGARRLHTVLERILEDISFEADQYAGKEFRVTSDLVHEKLDIVVEDDDLSRYIL, from the coding sequence ATGGATATGACTCCTAAACAGATAGTCGAATATCTTGACAACTATGTTATTGGTCAAAAAAACGCGAAAAAAACTATTGCTTTAGCACTTCGTACAAGATACAGAAGAATGCAACTTGATGGTGAAATGCGTCAAGAGATTAAACCGAAAAATATTCTGATGATCGGTTCAACCGGTGTTGGGAAAACTGAAATTTCCCGCAGACTTGCAAAAATGATGAAAGTTCCTTTTATCAAAGTAGAAGCTTCAAAATACACTGAAGTAGGATTTGTCGGTCGTGACGTTGAATCTATGATCAGAGATCTGGTAGTAAATTCAATCAGTATTGTTAAAGCAGAACAAGAATCAGAGAATAAAGAAAAAATTGAAAACTATGTCCTTAACCGCATAGTTGAAAAACTCTTACCACCACTTCCAGAGGGTGCAAGTGAATCAAAAAAAGATGATTACCAAAGACTTTTAGAAGCTATGGAAAAAAGAGTTGAATCAGGTGAGATGGATGATAAAACAATAGAAATCGAACTTGACACTGCCTCACTTCAAGTAGAGTTTGCAGATACAAATCTACCACCGGAAATGATTAAAGCACAAGAATCGATTACTAAACTTTTTACATCGATCAATAAAGAGGAAAAGAAGAAAGAGCTCAAAGTAAAAGATGCAAAAATTTTACTTCGTCAGGAAGCTTCTTCAAAACTTTTAGATATGAATGCAGTTAATGCTGAAGCTCTTCGCCGTGCCGAAAACGGTGGAATTATTTTCTTAGACGAGATCGATAAAATTGCTCTTAATGAAAAGTCGCAAGGAAGAAACGATCCTTCTAAAGAGGGTGTGCAACGTGATCTGCTTCCAATCGTAGAGGGCAGCAGCGTTTCAACAAAATACGGGACTATTAATACTGACCATATTCTTTTTATTGCTGCAGGTGCTTTTCATGTAAGTAAACCGAGTGATCTTATCCCTGAACTTCAAGGACGTTTTCCTTTAAGAGTTGAATTAGAGAGTTTAGATGAAGATACACTTTATCAAATACTGACACAGACACAAAACTCACTTCTTAAACAATACCAGGCACTTCTCGGTGTAGAAGATATGGAACTGATTTTTGAAGATGAAGCTATTAAAGCAATTGCAAAACTTTCACACCGTGCTAATGAAACTGCAGAGGATATCGGAGCAAGACGTCTTCACACTGTTTTAGAGAGAATTCTCGAAGATATCAGTTTTGAAGCAGATCAATACGCAGGAAAAGAGTTTAGAGTAACTAGTGACCTAGTGCATGAAAAACTTGACATCGTTGTAGAAGACGATGATCTTTCTCGATATATTCTTTAA
- a CDS encoding argininosuccinate synthase has product MKKSVNKVVLAYSGGLDTSIILKWLQDEYNAEVITFTADLGQGEEVEPAREKALKMGIKPENIFILDIREEFVKDFVFPMFRANTIYEGEYLLGTSIARPLISKKQIEIAEKMGADAVSHGATGKGNDQVRFELGYLGLNPDITVIAPWREWDLNSREKLLAYAKEHGIEIAQKHMDENGNPQVSPYSMDANLLHISYEGLHLEDPNAEPEDSMWLWTASPEEAPDEAEYITISYKNGDPIAINGEEMSPATLLKTLNDYGNKHGIGRIDIVENRYVGMKARGCYETPGGTIMLKAHRAIESITVDREAAHLKDEIMPKYAKLIYNGMWFSPEREALQALIDNTQKHVEGDVRLKLYKGNVIVVGRTSPKTLFSEAHSTFEADDVYNQKDAEGFIRLNALRFIIEGKARRNK; this is encoded by the coding sequence ATGAAAAAAAGTGTGAACAAAGTTGTTTTAGCTTACTCTGGTGGGCTTGATACGAGTATTATTTTAAAATGGCTTCAAGACGAATATAATGCAGAAGTTATTACTTTTACTGCTGATCTTGGGCAGGGTGAAGAGGTTGAACCTGCACGTGAAAAAGCACTTAAAATGGGTATTAAACCAGAGAATATTTTCATTCTGGATATTAGAGAAGAGTTTGTAAAAGATTTCGTTTTCCCAATGTTTAGAGCAAATACTATTTATGAAGGTGAGTACCTTTTAGGAACTTCTATCGCAAGACCGTTAATTTCTAAAAAACAGATTGAAATTGCAGAGAAAATGGGTGCAGATGCAGTAAGTCACGGTGCTACAGGTAAAGGAAACGATCAAGTACGTTTTGAACTTGGTTATTTAGGATTAAATCCTGATATTACAGTAATTGCTCCATGGAGAGAGTGGGACCTAAACTCTCGTGAAAAACTTTTAGCATACGCAAAAGAGCATGGTATTGAGATCGCACAAAAACATATGGATGAAAATGGAAACCCGCAAGTAAGCCCATATTCAATGGATGCTAACTTACTTCACATCTCTTACGAAGGTCTTCACCTAGAAGATCCAAATGCAGAGCCGGAAGATTCTATGTGGTTATGGACTGCGTCTCCGGAAGAGGCTCCAGATGAAGCTGAGTATATTACAATCTCTTACAAGAACGGTGATCCTATCGCAATCAACGGTGAAGAGATGTCTCCTGCAACACTTCTAAAAACACTAAACGATTACGGTAACAAGCACGGTATCGGTCGTATCGATATTGTTGAGAACAGATATGTTGGTATGAAAGCTCGCGGATGTTATGAAACTCCGGGTGGAACTATTATGTTAAAAGCTCACCGTGCTATCGAATCTATTACTGTGGATCGTGAAGCAGCTCACCTAAAAGATGAGATCATGCCTAAATATGCAAAACTTATCTATAACGGTATGTGGTTCTCTCCAGAGCGTGAAGCACTACAAGCACTAATTGACAATACACAAAAACATGTTGAAGGTGACGTAAGATTAAAACTTTACAAAGGGAATGTAATTGTTGTTGGTAGAACATCACCAAAAACACTATTCTCTGAAGCACACTCAACTTTTGAAGCTGATGATGTATATAACCAAAAAGATGCAGAAGGTTTCATTAGACTAAATGCACTTCGTTTTATCATCGAAGGTAAAGCAAGAAGAAATAAATAA
- the era gene encoding GTPase Era, translating to MTKAGFVSLIGRPNAGKSTLMNSLLGEKIAMVSQKANATRKRSNAIVMHGDTQIIFIDTPGLHEKEKILNQYMLDEALKAMGDCDLIVYLAPVTDSLEHYEKFLTLNKKNIKHIVALSKIDQVSQEKLFKKIAQYNQFADKFEALIPVAIPRQVGHKDLLDTISKNLPESPFLFDPEDLTSELVRDIYAGFIREAIFENISDEVPYESDVIIDKIYENEGIDKIYATIILEKNSQKGIIIGKGGEAIKRIGKAARAKIEKLSGQQAYLNLQVVVKKGWSKNKNFLKEIGYDDEK from the coding sequence ATGACAAAAGCGGGCTTTGTTTCACTCATCGGTAGACCGAATGCGGGTAAAAGTACCTTAATGAATTCACTTTTAGGTGAAAAAATAGCGATGGTAAGTCAAAAAGCCAACGCTACAAGAAAGCGTTCCAATGCTATAGTTATGCATGGTGATACGCAAATAATCTTTATTGACACACCCGGTTTACACGAAAAAGAGAAGATCTTAAATCAGTATATGCTGGATGAAGCATTAAAAGCGATGGGAGATTGTGATCTAATAGTGTATCTTGCACCTGTAACAGATTCGTTAGAACATTATGAAAAATTCTTAACACTCAACAAAAAAAACATTAAACATATTGTAGCTCTGAGTAAAATAGATCAAGTATCACAAGAGAAACTTTTTAAAAAGATTGCTCAGTACAATCAATTTGCAGATAAATTTGAAGCTCTCATCCCTGTTGCTATTCCTCGTCAGGTTGGTCATAAAGATCTACTAGATACAATTAGTAAAAACTTGCCGGAATCACCTTTCTTATTTGACCCGGAAGATCTTACAAGTGAACTTGTTCGTGATATCTATGCCGGTTTTATCCGTGAAGCTATTTTTGAGAATATCAGTGACGAAGTCCCTTATGAATCAGATGTAATTATAGACAAGATCTATGAAAATGAGGGTATCGATAAAATCTATGCAACAATCATCTTAGAGAAAAATTCTCAAAAAGGGATTATTATAGGTAAAGGTGGAGAGGCTATCAAGCGTATCGGTAAAGCAGCACGTGCAAAGATCGAAAAACTGAGCGGTCAACAAGCCTATTTAAACCTTCAAGTTGTAGTGAAAAAGGGATGGTCTAAAAATAAAAACTTTTTAAAAGAAATAGGATATGACGATGAAAAATAG
- a CDS encoding CDC27 family protein, with protein MLNTRDLERRWLKYKIKSFLPHTVITVSIVIITISVSVYISSDHQEKLASKEQKNITNTTGKTIVDPINEIKPKVQQTIPAITSVIDTKVEPIVQIVPKENKKVVLQPSLDFIKNMQESTGGYYKSTPQEQTFNTSYVTESPKKKVIKKKTETTTVNVEKIDIEESNSVSKEENKIVIARKTSLQDIKDAETRFKKNNSPALSLFLAKQYYSLGDYSKSYNYALVTNQLDKENEDSWLIFSKSLVKLGKVQLAKKALKEYIKFSHSSNAELLLDDITTGEFR; from the coding sequence ATGCTTAATACAAGAGATTTAGAAAGAAGGTGGTTAAAGTATAAAATCAAATCTTTTTTACCTCATACTGTAATTACAGTAAGTATTGTGATTATTACAATATCTGTTAGTGTATATATCTCTTCTGATCATCAAGAAAAATTAGCATCAAAAGAGCAAAAAAACATAACTAATACAACAGGTAAAACAATAGTTGACCCTATAAATGAAATAAAACCTAAAGTACAACAAACCATACCTGCAATAACTAGTGTTATAGATACAAAAGTTGAACCTATTGTGCAAATAGTTCCAAAAGAGAATAAAAAAGTTGTACTACAACCATCTTTAGACTTTATAAAAAATATGCAAGAGTCAACTGGTGGTTATTATAAAAGCACACCTCAAGAGCAGACGTTTAATACATCTTATGTTACTGAAAGTCCTAAAAAGAAAGTTATAAAGAAAAAAACAGAAACAACTACTGTAAACGTTGAAAAAATTGATATTGAAGAGAGTAATAGTGTTTCTAAAGAAGAAAATAAAATTGTTATAGCTAGAAAAACCAGTTTACAAGATATTAAGGATGCTGAAACAAGATTCAAGAAAAACAACAGTCCTGCCTTGAGTCTATTTTTAGCAAAACAGTATTATTCTCTTGGTGATTATTCAAAATCTTATAACTATGCGCTAGTAACAAATCAGCTTGATAAAGAGAATGAAGACAGTTGGCTTATTTTTTCAAAATCACTTGTTAAACTAGGTAAGGTACAGTTAGCAAAAAAAGCGTTAAAAGAATATATTAAATTTTCACACTCTAGTAATGCTGAACTTTTACTAGATGATATTACAACGGGAGAATTTAGATGA
- a CDS encoding ATP-binding protein, with protein MSSIYVKSRNVFLDTVNANDYIQLDRVSTIYQSLKDSIKKPLKMILLFGKPGTGKSMFLTKLYKDLLESQNIYLYQTPIIDESEFYKTLAQDIFDTKYNGELNFTQFMKIVASKELKHVPVVLLDEAQLYSETLMEKIRLLSDSRTIKFVITLHKTEKEDLIAKEHFQTRIWETIELENASNVELKIYIQKKLMKANCFDSANMFTQKAVNKISSLTHGNYRDTNKLIYALFDIYSTYEKNNQLQDIKTDQISNKLIEMAAIHTGLIDA; from the coding sequence ATGAGTAGTATCTATGTTAAGTCAAGAAATGTTTTTCTAGATACTGTCAATGCAAATGATTACATACAACTTGATAGAGTCTCAACAATTTACCAATCATTAAAAGACTCTATCAAAAAACCTCTTAAAATGATTTTACTATTTGGTAAACCAGGCACTGGTAAAAGTATGTTTTTAACAAAACTTTATAAAGACCTCCTTGAATCACAAAATATCTATTTATATCAAACACCTATTATAGATGAAAGTGAATTTTATAAAACTCTTGCTCAAGATATTTTTGATACAAAATATAACGGTGAATTAAACTTTACTCAGTTTATGAAAATAGTAGCTTCAAAAGAGCTGAAGCATGTCCCTGTAGTATTATTGGATGAAGCACAACTTTATTCTGAAACTTTAATGGAAAAGATCAGACTTCTTTCTGATAGTAGAACTATAAAGTTTGTTATAACACTGCATAAGACAGAAAAAGAAGATTTAATTGCAAAGGAACATTTTCAAACTAGAATATGGGAAACTATTGAGCTTGAAAATGCTTCAAATGTAGAATTAAAAATTTATATTCAAAAAAAGCTGATGAAAGCCAACTGTTTTGACAGTGCAAATATGTTTACTCAAAAAGCAGTAAATAAAATTAGTTCATTAACTCATGGTAACTATAGAGATACAAATAAACTCATTTATGCCTTATTTGACATATATAGCACTTATGAAAAAAACAATCAACTTCAAGATATAAAAACAGACCAAATCTCTAATAAACTCATTGAAATGGCTGCAATTCATACAGGACTAATAGATGCTTAA
- the rplI gene encoding 50S ribosomal protein L9, whose product MKVLLIKDVKSLGKAGEVKEVKDGYGKNFLVGKGFAKPATPEILAEHEAEQKRLAAEEAAEIARLKEMAVKLDKAEIIITKKMGENGHLFGAVTKDEIADALLKQHSIEIDKKHITDKTAIKSVGEHSLDLKLGHGIHATLHVDVQGE is encoded by the coding sequence ATGAAAGTATTACTTATCAAAGATGTAAAAAGCTTAGGAAAAGCGGGTGAAGTAAAAGAAGTAAAAGACGGTTACGGTAAAAACTTTCTTGTAGGGAAAGGGTTTGCAAAACCGGCTACACCTGAGATCTTAGCTGAACATGAAGCTGAACAAAAAAGATTAGCTGCTGAAGAAGCTGCAGAGATCGCACGTCTTAAAGAGATGGCTGTAAAACTTGATAAAGCAGAGATCATCATAACAAAGAAAATGGGTGAAAACGGTCACCTTTTTGGAGCCGTTACAAAAGATGAGATTGCTGATGCACTTCTTAAACAGCACTCTATCGAAATTGACAAAAAACACATTACAGACAAAACTGCGATCAAGAGTGTTGGTGAGCACTCACTTGATCTAAAGCTTGGTCACGGTATCCATGCTACATTACATGTAGATGTTCAAGGGGAATAA
- a CDS encoding ferredoxin-thioredoxin reductase catalytic domain-containing protein: MSIVRIDMNSPEFIAEMEKTIKFTDKVNAQFGWVYNPQEEVNEGVQMGLARNKMMYGKRFCPCFMVEEVDGKARSVDDRICPCKPAIEKEIPEDGKCHCGIFCTPEFAAQQRIELGMEEAAHTHSRGLTAEECEALVNKSELDGDELVALLEARDLGMVNFKIVDVREHMEWQMGHIKGADKLVPTSSFFQTLDEAKLDKNENIILYCHVGSRSAHVARILTDMGYTKIGNLTHGIVSYPGDIER; this comes from the coding sequence ATGAGTATAGTTAGAATCGATATGAATTCTCCGGAATTTATCGCAGAGATGGAAAAAACAATCAAATTTACAGATAAAGTTAATGCTCAATTTGGTTGGGTTTATAACCCTCAAGAAGAAGTAAATGAAGGTGTGCAAATGGGTCTTGCACGTAATAAAATGATGTACGGAAAAAGATTCTGTCCATGTTTTATGGTTGAAGAAGTTGACGGAAAAGCAAGAAGTGTAGATGATCGTATCTGTCCTTGTAAACCGGCAATTGAAAAAGAGATCCCTGAAGATGGAAAATGTCACTGTGGAATTTTCTGTACACCTGAATTTGCAGCTCAACAAAGAATCGAACTGGGAATGGAGGAAGCTGCTCACACTCACTCGAGAGGCCTAACGGCTGAAGAATGTGAAGCACTGGTTAATAAAAGTGAATTAGATGGTGATGAACTAGTTGCACTTTTAGAAGCTCGTGATCTTGGTATGGTTAATTTTAAAATTGTTGACGTACGTGAACATATGGAATGGCAAATGGGTCACATCAAAGGTGCTGACAAATTAGTTCCAACAAGTAGCTTTTTCCAAACTTTAGATGAAGCAAAACTTGATAAAAATGAAAACATCATCCTTTACTGCCATGTTGGTAGCCGTTCAGCTCACGTTGCTAGAATTTTAACAGACATGGGATATACAAAAATAGGAAACTTAACACACGGTATCGTTTCATACCCTGGTGACATAGAAAGATAA